Proteins from one Rhinopithecus roxellana isolate Shanxi Qingling chromosome 20, ASM756505v1, whole genome shotgun sequence genomic window:
- the LRRC29 gene encoding LOW QUALITY PROTEIN: leucine-rich repeat-containing protein 29 (The sequence of the model RefSeq protein was modified relative to this genomic sequence to represent the inferred CDS: deleted 1 base in 1 codon) has translation MYSSGWPAGAAEPQHGRVLPGRGRELAQALGSVHGAPSQLASLSLAHCSSLKPRPELEHQASGTKDPCPEPQGPSLLMLRALQELDLTACSKLTDASLAKVLQFPQLRQLSLSLLPELTDKGLVAVARGCPSLEHLALSHCSRVSDKGWAQAASSWPRLQHLNLSSCSQLTEQTLDAIGQACRQLRVLDVTMCPGINMAAVRHFQAQLPQVSCVQSRFVGGADLTLTL, from the exons ATGTACAGCTCTGGGTGGCCTGCGGGAGCTGCAGAGCCTCAACATGGCCGAGTGCTGCCTGGT AGAGGGCGGGAACTGGCCCAGGCCCTGGGCTCTGTGCACGGGGCTCCATCCCAGCTGGCCTCCCTCAGCCTGGCCCACTGCTCTTCGTTGAAG CCACGCCCAGAGCTGGAGCATCAGGCCTCAGGCACCAAGGACCCCTGTCCCGAGCCACAGGGCCCCTCCCTGCTCATGCTGCGGGCCCTGCAGGAGTTGGACCTCACAGCCTGCAGCAAGCTGACTGATGCCAGTTTAGCCAAG GTGCTCCAGTTCCCCCAGCTGAGGCAGCTGTCCCTGAGCCTGTTGCCAGAACTCACAGACAAGGGCTTGGTGGCTGTGGCCAGGGGCTGTCCTAGCCTGGAGCACTTGGCGCTGAGTCACTGCAGCCGCGTCAGTGACAAGGGCTGGGCCCAGGCAGCCAGCTCCTGGCCGAGGCTGCAGCACCTCAACCTGTCCAGCTGCAGTCAGCTCACAGAGCA GACACTGGATGCCATTGGGCAGGCGTGCAGGCAGCTCCGGGTGTTGGATGTGACCATGTGCCCTGGCATCAACATGGCAGCCGTCAGACACTTCCAAGCCCAGCTGCCCCAGGTGTCCTGCGTCCAGTCCCGCTTCGTGGGAGGGGCTGACCTGACCCTAACACTCTGA